From the Planktothricoides raciborskii GIHE-MW2 genome, the window CAATGTCAACAAGTCAAAAGCCTTGCAAGATGTGGGAGGGTAGATATATCCTCTCCGAGGACGGTGGATCGCCGTTCCTACATTTAAGCTAGTCCAAAATCGCCCGATGCCTATCGGCTGGCTGGCGAAGTAAGCATGAATGTCCTCTGATTAAAGAGATAAAGTCGAAGGCACAATCTTGAGGGCGCGTGACACCCCATTAAAAATGATGATCGAGAAAAGAATCAGTTTCATCGAAAGACTATCAGGGCTGATGCCGAGCAATTTCCTGCAAGTCTTTGTCAATCACAATTATAGCTGTTCATGTAAGTTTTTTTAAAGCTTTTTAAAGCCACGGGTTTAAACCTGTGGCGACCATATTATGAAAAAACCATGTAGCGATCGCGCCCTTGTTGTTTGGCGCGGTATAAAGCCACATCCGCTTGTTTTACCAATTCCTCTGGGAGATCATTGTGATGCAAATCCCCATACTGACGGTGACAATATCCCTGATATCGGAAGCTTGATGGGGAATTGAGAGCGATATTGCATCCGCAACGAGGAGCGATATTGCTCCGCAACGCGAAAGCTGCGATATTGCTCCGCAACGCGATCGCGATCGCACCTGAGACTGAATGCGTTGGGCGATCGCCACTGACTCAGGTTGCTGAGTATTGGGCAAAACGACGACAAAAGCACCATTTGCGGTAAAAGCGGTTTTATTTTTTAATGAACCACAAATTTTCGCAGAGGGGAAGCCTGACTTAACATATGGGCGCAATGCTTGCTTGCGCCCGGACAAAATATTTTCAGCAATAAATTTTCAGCCATAATTTATCTGCCGGAAATATCGTAAACCTACACCCTATAAAGGCTGCTGATGCTCTCTGGTCTTGGTCTATATAAAACCGCTGTAAACCAGACTGAATTTATTTCATTCTATTGACTACATTAAATAATGCGGAGTAATCTTCCTCCCCCAGGTTTTCAGTCATGGCAATTTCTAAAATTTCTTTTACTCCGGCTAAACTACTCACATTTAAACCTAAAGCTTGGGCTTCTTTAAGGATTAAATTAGTGTCTTTTAATAGATGTTTGGTGGGAAAATTAGGATTAGCAAAGTTCCGGTCAATCATCCGCTGTAATTTTTTGTCAAAGGTCGGTGCATATAAGGCACTTTCCCGGAGAATTTCCATAAAAACTTCTATATTGACCCCTTGTTTTTGGATTAATCCTAAACTTAAGGCAAATCCAGTGGTTAAATTAGCAATCAGTTGATTTAGTGCCAGTTTTAAGGTCATTGCCGCACCTACAGGGCCGATTAATTTAGGTTCTGGACTAAAGTTTTTTAGCAGCATTAACCATTTTTGAAATTGCGCTTCTGTGCTGCCAACCATGACAATGAGTTGACCTGTTTTTGCTTCGGGGATACTGCCAAGTACCGGGGCTTCCATATATTCACCTCCGAGATGGGTTACTTCAGAGGCGATCGCCTGACTTTCGCTGGGGGCAATGGTACTCATGGAAATGATTATCCGTCCCGATAATTGGCTACGAGTCGATTCAGAAAATAACATTTCCCGGATGGCATTGGCATCGGTTAACATTAAGAATATACAATCGCAATAATTCAAAACTTCTTGAGGCGAAGCGGCTATTTTTGCGCCTTTTTCTGCCAATGGTTGCACTTTTTCGGCAGTGCGATTATAGACCATTACTGATAAGTCTGCCTCTAATAGTTTATTGGCCATTGGTAATCCCATTAAGCCCGTACCGATAAATCCAATATTCATTATATGCTCCATATATGCTCCATAATTTGTTGTTGGCAACGGATAGATGAATTATGGCATAAAATGGATGGATTTTTGGGGATTTTTTGGGCGATCGCTCCACGGGTATGATGTTTATTGCAACTCGGTTTTTTAAACTACGGAATAAACAACCGACCGGCTCCCATGTAATCTTGAATATCCAGCACAATCTCCACCAGTTTTTCTACACAAGAGTCTCGATAATCATATTCTGATACTCGCGACCGATCGCCAATGGTGATAATAGGGAATGAAGTGGAGGTATTTTCTTCGCGCATAACTCTTTCCAAAGAGTCTTGCCCCTTGGCATTGCGGTTAGCTGTTAGCAAAATCATTCGATTCGCTTGAGCAAATTGCCAAACAGCACGGTCATTGCTATTTGCGGGTAGTCCAACATCTGCAAAAGTTATTAGCCGAATAGAAACGAGGTCTAACCACCCTCTAGAAGCAAGAATTCCAGCAAAGAGAATCGCTTCCTGATTCAAATTGTAATCAACTAGAATAATCATTGATTTTTTGCTTCCCGGCGTCTTCTTTGTTCTATAATCTTAAGTCGAGCCGCTTCGTGACCAGGACGGGGAGGCATTGCGGCAATGCGAGCAAAATGTTCGCGGTTACGTTCTTCCCAATATATTCTCGTCTCTTCTGCTTGACGCAAAATTTCTTGATACTCTGCTTCTACCGCTGAGTTATGAGTTTGAATATAAAAAAGAGCCCCATCGATTTGCTCGTCCGTTAGCATGAAGGCATCGCGAATGTACTTGCGTGGATACTCCGCTTTGAGATAATCCATTATGTCATAGATAGTGATGCGAGTACCCGCGATGGTTAGTCCCCGTTCGGTACGGATAATTATCTCTTGTTCTTGGTGATTAATCGTCATCAGCACTTTCTCCTGTAGTCTTATCCAAGATTTTCGACCCGATCGTATCGATGATAACTCAAGTAGCCCCTGGGAGGAACATAAAGCCATTAGAAGTAATTGTCTGCTGTGCGATCGCCTGGAGGGAAGCATTACGCCCCTACTGGCGATTATTTTTGATTATTTTTGATTATTTTTTGTTGGGATAAGCGATCGCCCACGTCGATCGCTTATGCCAAATTACCAGAATATTGGCTGGTTAAATATTGTTGAATTACCGGCTGAACTGTAAACACGGTTTCCTGGTCTTGGGTAATTTTTTCAATCAGCGATCGCCTCGACAAAGATTTAATCGCATTCAATATTTCTGAGAGAGATAATTCTAATTCTTGGACTAAAGCGGAAGTGGTTACAGAATCCTCGGCTGTCACTAGATAAAGCATCACTTTTTTCTCCACCTTTGATAAGCGATCGATCTGCTGCTTTAATTTCTGTTTAAAAGCATCATCCAAAAACAGCGCTTCATATTTTAAAAATTCAGAAACTCCACCGGAAAATAAATCAGCGATCGTGGTCGCCACCATTTTCAACCAAAAGGGATGACCTCGGTATTGGTGAATCAGGTCAGGCCATGTTTCATCATCCCCTAACTCTTTTTCTCGGAAAAATTCCCCAGCGGATGATGCGGACAAGCCCTTTAATTGATAACAGCGAACCGGCGCATTTTCTCCTTCTAATTGACCAATTTCTGCCGGAGGTTCCCAACTCAGTAGCAGCAAACAACTCTGATGAGAAAATTCGCCGATTCTGCGGAAAAAGTCCCCATAATCTTCATAGCCCGGTTGGTAATGACCGGCCAATTGACCCCTACTGAGAATCATTTGCCCATCATCCAAAATCAGCAAACAACGATACTCTTGCAGCGATTGCATCAGTAAAGATAATTGGTCTTCTGTATCTGCGGGTGACTCGCTTTCTGATTGATTAGAAAGCGATTTCAGCAAATTAGTCAAAAGCCCTTTTAAGGGAGGAGAAGACCGCAGACTTTGCCAGATAATATAGTCAAACTTATCTTGAATTTGGGTGACACATTGCACCGCCAAGGTAGTTTTACCAATTCCGCTTAACCCCACCAAAGCTACCAGTCTTGTGGATTCTTTTACGATCCATTGTTCCAGGGTATTCAGTTCCTCTGTGCGTCCGTAAAAACTGGCAAATCGCCAAAACCTGGTTTCTTCAAGAAACCGGGTTTTTGTCTCCCACAAACCGGATGTTTTATCTTCTTCTGAGTTGGCTGCGCGATCGCCCCTTTTTGAAGGGTGGGTTAAGGGGCGATCGGCTTTATCGCTTTTAGACTTCCGTTCTCGTCCCTTCTTTTCTCGCTTTTCTCGACCTGAACCATAATGCACCGTATCTCCACAAACGCTGAATTTCTCAATCCGAATAGAATCTTTATTGAAGTGTAAGAAGTTAGAGAAATTTAATCGATCAACTGTAGCGCGAAAATTAAACTTATTAACCTCTTGCCCTAATGCCTGGGACAATACTTTCCATAACTCTGAGGCCACATCTTTCACATGACCCTCACTACAGTGGAATTCCTCAGCAATTTTCGAGTATTTTTTCCCCTTGCAAGCACCGCGTAAAATATCCTGCTGTAGATTATCCAGATGTTTGCCCGTTTGCGTAAAAACCAGTTCGTCTGCCAATGTCAAGATTTCGTGAACATCCATAAGTCGGGGAGATGCAGGAATTTTGATTATTTTAGCCGACTTTACCCGACTTTTTCCGACTTTAACTGACTTTTTTTGCCAAACCAGCTTTCGGTGGGTTATTCCTGTCCAGGACTTGCGCCAATCTTGTGATTCAAAGCTATCGGTAGGGTGTTGTTCCGAGACGGTGACACACCAATACCCCATATATAGAGTCGTTGCGTAAGTCCTAATAGGGTTTTGTAGGGGCGCAATGCTTGCGCCCCCAACCTACAGCGGTTTTCCGATTACTGAACCACGGTAGGGCGAAGCATTCCGGTAGGGGCGAAGCATTCCGGTAAGGGCGAAGCATTCCGGTAGGGGCGAAGCATTCCGGTAGGGGCGAAGCATTCCGGCAGATAATTGATTGCTTAGAATATTGTAGGGGCGAATGGCCATTCGCCCCTACTGCCGGAATGCTTCGCCCCTACAATGCCGGAATGCTTCGCCCCTACAATGCCGGAATGCTTCGCCCCTACAAAATTCCCTCGTTCCCATGCAGAGCATGGGAATGCCCAACCAGAGGCTCTGCCTCGCGAGAGTTGCCGACTTAAT encodes:
- a CDS encoding NAD(P)-dependent oxidoreductase → MNIGFIGTGLMGLPMANKLLEADLSVMVYNRTAEKVQPLAEKGAKIAASPQEVLNYCDCIFLMLTDANAIREMLFSESTRSQLSGRIIISMSTIAPSESQAIASEVTHLGGEYMEAPVLGSIPEAKTGQLIVMVGSTEAQFQKWLMLLKNFSPEPKLIGPVGAAMTLKLALNQLIANLTTGFALSLGLIQKQGVNIEVFMEILRESALYAPTFDKKLQRMIDRNFANPNFPTKHLLKDTNLILKEAQALGLNVSSLAGVKEILEIAMTENLGEEDYSALFNVVNRMK
- a CDS encoding DUF433 domain-containing protein, coding for MTINHQEQEIIIRTERGLTIAGTRITIYDIMDYLKAEYPRKYIRDAFMLTDEQIDGALFYIQTHNSAVEAEYQEILRQAEETRIYWEERNREHFARIAAMPPRPGHEAARLKIIEQRRRREAKNQ
- a CDS encoding NB-ARC domain-containing protein — protein: MGYWCVTVSEQHPTDSFESQDWRKSWTGITHRKLVWQKKSVKVGKSRVKSAKIIKIPASPRLMDVHEILTLADELVFTQTGKHLDNLQQDILRGACKGKKYSKIAEEFHCSEGHVKDVASELWKVLSQALGQEVNKFNFRATVDRLNFSNFLHFNKDSIRIEKFSVCGDTVHYGSGREKREKKGRERKSKSDKADRPLTHPSKRGDRAANSEEDKTSGLWETKTRFLEETRFWRFASFYGRTEELNTLEQWIVKESTRLVALVGLSGIGKTTLAVQCVTQIQDKFDYIIWQSLRSSPPLKGLLTNLLKSLSNQSESESPADTEDQLSLLMQSLQEYRCLLILDDGQMILSRGQLAGHYQPGYEDYGDFFRRIGEFSHQSCLLLLSWEPPAEIGQLEGENAPVRCYQLKGLSASSAGEFFREKELGDDETWPDLIHQYRGHPFWLKMVATTIADLFSGGVSEFLKYEALFLDDAFKQKLKQQIDRLSKVEKKVMLYLVTAEDSVTTSALVQELELSLSEILNAIKSLSRRSLIEKITQDQETVFTVQPVIQQYLTSQYSGNLA